A DNA window from Hordeum vulgare subsp. vulgare chromosome 1H, MorexV3_pseudomolecules_assembly, whole genome shotgun sequence contains the following coding sequences:
- the LOC123452415 gene encoding uncharacterized protein LOC123452415 produces MAATAAEKPQEPRRDADGEPRCVCSLLPPHIFPLSYQISSSHSPPRSPPSGAPAAGLDPGPGSRDGALTPEPTDMPAPVVAVAVAESSSARKLGRLFRLTEVHLWDDFYVKPHDWRATETTGFTGSQTAKTRNKAAKQTDEDHSFVEDMELASLMGSLGLPVSFSTRKEKKKTPAKGKHQGRQAPYEAATPMDDNVRTCTNSEELEHVQESMDCMEQTNSCVSSRAAAGYSEVYHGDVDKTLGEDSVNQCEQNDNMSSPVKSGSPVQENQAADSFMQLNKVMLGQNSVDNESIMSSAELCHEEKSSEREDKISGETPPMSHDNNDPCLAEPSPVNNHVEKSGSDFYYECGDWQVLWDQFYSRYYYYNIQTQESTWDPPQGLEDFVSYCSTYSSQGIDLQYGANASPRDNGETTFDQAGDGSHLDEQRHDLYNEAQSLSDDKESIYPSVIATIDEAQDGENRQNDSSVAEALEVNQEATTTKKKKRVRRSQSSHSCQDLAENISNDIAKYWNQRYSLFSLFDSGIKMDEEGWFSVTPEPIAKHHASRVGAGILIDCFTGVGGNTIQFAAKCNHVVAVDIDPQKIDFAQHNATVYGVNDHIDFIIGDFIRIAPHLKGETVFMSPPWGGPDYAKVDVYDIKTMLKPCDGYHLFKVATAIASRVVMFLPRNSDLDQLADMCLLVDPPWAVEVEKNYLNGKLKAITAYFEEQNSVDDNCIFRGQRR; encoded by the exons CCGCCGCCGGGCTCGACCCCGGCCCCGGGTCTCGTGACGGCGCGCTGACCCCCGAACCAACGGATATGCCGGCgccggtggtggcggtggcggtggcggagtCCTCGTCGGCGAGAAAGCTGGGGCGGCTCTTCAGGCTCACCGAAGTGCACCTCTG GGATGATTTTTATGTGAAGCCTCACGATTGGCGTGCCACAGAGACAACTGGTTTCACG GGATCTCAAACAGCTAAAACCCGCAACAAAGCAGCCAAACAGACAGATGAAG ACCATTCATTTGTTGAAGATATGGAATTGGCTAGTCTCATGGGTTCTTTAGGGCTTCCTGTTTCATTCAGCACAAGGAAAGAG AAAAAGAAGACACCTGCTAAGGGTAAGCATCAAGGACGACAAGCACCATATGAAGCGGCAACTCCAATGGATGACAATGTAAGGACATGCACAAATTCTGAAGAACTGGAGCACGTTCAGGAGTCGATGGATTGCATGGAGCAAACAAACTCATGCGTTTCATCTAGGGCTGCTGCGGGTTACAGTGAAGTCTACCATGGTGATGTTGACAAGACGCTTGGTGAAGACAGTGTTAATCAGTGTGAACAAAATGATAACATGAGCAGTCCAGTAAAATCAGGCTCTCCTGTTCAAGAAAATCAAGCTGCGGACAGTTTTATGCAGTTGAACAAAGTGATGCTGGGGCAAAATTCTGTTGATAATGAATCTATAATGTCCTCTGCTGAACTTTGTCATGAAGAAAAATCGTCTGAAAGAGAAGATAAAATATCTGGGGAGACTCCACCCATGTCTCATGATAATAATGATCCATGTCTAGCAGAACCGTCTCCTGTTAATAATCATGTTGAAAAGTCTGGCTCTGATTTTTACTATGAATGCGGAGATTGGCAGGTTCTTTGGGATCAGTTCTATAGTCGGTATTACTATTACAACATCCAGACACAGGAATCTACATGGGATCCCCCTCAAGGATTGGAGGATTTTGTATCGTATTGTAGCACATATTCATCTCAAGGGATAGATCTACAATATGGAGCTAACGCGAGCCCACGTGACAATGGAGAAACAACATTTG ATCAGGCTGGTGACGGCAGCCATCTAGATGAGCAGAGGCATGATCTTTACAATGAAGCACAAAGTTTATCAGACGATAAAGAGTCGATATATCCAAG TGTGATAGCTACCATCGATGAAGCACAAGATGGTGAAAATAGGCAGAATGATAGCTCAGTGGCTGAAGCGTTAGAAGTGAACCAGGAAGCTACCACcactaaaaagaaaaagagagtaaGGAGATCTCAATCGT CTCATTCATGTCAGGACTTGGCAGAAAACATTTCCAATGACATCGCCAAGTATTGGAATCAGCGGTACTCGCTTTTCTCCCTTTTTGACAGTGGTataaagatggatgaagaggggtgGTTTTCAGTAACGCCAGAGCCCATTGCAAAGCATCATGCATCTCGTGTTGGTGCGGGCATATTGATTGACTGTTTCACAGGAGTGGGTGGAAATACCATCCAGTTTGCCGCAAA GTGTAatcatgttgttgctgttgacatTGACCCACAGAAGATTGATTTTGCACAGCATAATGCAACTGTTTATGGAGTAAATGATCATATAGACTTCATTATAGGAGATTTTATCCGTATAGCACCTCATCTGAAG GGAGAAACCGTCTTCATGTCACCTCCATGGGGTGGACCGGACTATGCAAAAGTAGATGTGTATGacatcaaaaccatgcttaagccTTGTGATGG GTACCATCTCTTCAAAGTTGCCACGGCGATCGCTTCGAGAGTAGTCATGTTCCTTCCTCGCAACAGTGACCTAGACCAATTGGCGGACATGTGCTTGTTGGTCGACCCTCCATGGGCGGTTGAG GTGGAGAAGAATTACCTCAACGGGAAGCTGAAAGCCATAACGGCGTATTTTGAGGAACAGAACAGCGTAGATGATAACTGCATTTTTCGTGGACAACGCCGATGA